In a single window of the Nicotiana tomentosiformis chromosome 8, ASM39032v3, whole genome shotgun sequence genome:
- the LOC138897378 gene encoding uncharacterized protein codes for MAPYEALYRQKFRSPIGWFDVGETMLVGPELVQQAIEKIKLIQERLLAAQSRQKSYADNRRRDMEFQVDDWVFLKVSPMKCVMRFRKKGKLSPRFIGPYRIIRKSCVSVDDVQVTDQLKYEETAIAILD; via the exons atggctccatacgaagctctttatagACAAAAGTTTAGgtcgcctatagggtggtttgatgttggggaaactatgttagtaggaccagaattggtacagcaggcaatcgagaaaattaagcttatacaggaaaggctattagcagctcaaagccgtcagaagtcttatgcggataatcgacggcGAGACATGGAATTTCAGGTTgacgattgggtattcctaaaggtctCACCGATGAAATgcgttatgaggttcagaaaaaagggaaaacttagccctcggttcattggacCGTAtaggatcatacgcaag AGTTGTGTCTCAGTTGACGACGTTCAGGTTACAGATCAGCTAAAATATGAAGAAACTGCCATTGCTATATTAGATtga